From the Planctomycetaceae bacterium genome, the window GATGGGTGAAGACCACCTCTTTGCCATCCGGTGAAACAGCAGGATCAGATGCCAGGATGATTTGCTGATCTCCGGCAAACGCACTGGCAACACAGAATAACGGTGCAGCAGCCAAGGCAATGAATGCCATCATAAATACAGAAATTCGGTGCTTCATGAATCCATCTTTCGAGGAACAGTGAATCGAATGTCGTCTGTTCTCGCACAAACAACATCGTGAGCAGCGTCATGCGATAAAGCTGACGAACTCCGTCTGAATCGATTTTTTTGGGGTTAGAGAATCCGAAATGCTGCACAATCCATTAGAACTCACATTCGGATTCGCTCTGCGAACTCATTTCACCTTACGGTCGCCTTCACCGTGCAGTGACCGGGCAAGCTCACAGACCGTTGGCCACGCTGTCTTTTGAACACCACGCCATTGTAGAATTCCGGCCCGTCGCCCCTGCGTCAACGGCTGGCTGCCTCTTCAGCGAGAATTGCGGCCAATCCGCTCAATTTCGCGGAAAACGACGCTCACTCTGGCTTGTCGAGTGTGGCGAAATGTCAACACTCACGAAACCAACCAACAACCGTCTCGTTCACTTCTGAAATTTGCCCGAGGAATCTTCATGCGAACATTCGTTCACAACCTGTTGATCCTGACGATTCTAAACATGAGTCCTTTGGTGGCCACTGCAGACGACTGGCCGCAATGGATGGGCCCCCAGCGTGATAACGTCTGGCGTGAAGGCGGCATCATCCGGAAATTTCCGGAGGGCGGTCCAAAGGTGCTTTGGCGAACACCGATCGCAGGAGGTTACTCCGGTCCGGCTGTCGCCAACGGAATGGTTGTCATCACCGACTACGTTACAAGTGAAAATGTTAAGGTTGATAACTTCCAGAGAAGCGAATTCACCGGAACCGAACGCGTTCATTGCCTCGATGAACAATCCGGCAAAGTGGCCTGGTCTCATGAATATCCGGTCAAGTACACGGTGTCGTATCCCGCAGGGCCGCGTTGCACCCCCTGTATCGAAGACGATCGTGTATACACACTGGGTGCGGAAGGACATCTGTTTTGTTTTGAACTCAAGACAGGAAAGATCATCTGGTCCAAAGACGTTCGTTCCGAATACAAAACCAAAACAGCACTCTGGGGTTACGCTGCACACCCATTGATCGATGGTGACAAGCTTCTGACGCTGGCCGGAGGCGAAGGAACTCACATCGTCGCACTTAACAAGATGACTGGGGACGAGATCTGGCGAAGTTCAACAGCGCCGGAGCAGGGGTACTGTCCACCGACTATCCTGCATGCGGGCGGAGTTCGGCAGCTCGTGTTACTGCGCCCCAACGCAGTCGCCGGGATTGACCCCGAAACAGGGAAAGAATACTGGTCGGTGCCGTACGAAGCGTCGAATGGCTCCATCATTATGTCACCCGTTCTTGTCGGTGAATACCTGTACGCCGCCGGCTACAGCAACAAGAGCCTTTTGCTGAAGATGGATCCGGCGAAACCAGCCGTTGAAGAAGTCTGGCGCGACAAGCGAAATGTAATTTGCCCGGTGAATGTCCAGCCATTCGTTATTGACAACATCGTCTATGGTTTCGACCAGAAAGGTGTTCTGAGAGCATTGGAGATTCCCTCCGGCGAACGACTCTGGGAAACCACGGATGTAATCGGCAAGCGGGCAGCGGGATCCGAAACTGCCTTCCTGGTTCGCCACGACGATCACTTCTGGATGTTCAATGAACTGGGCGAACTGGTAATCGGCCGGATGTCGGCCGATGGTTATACAGAAATCGATCGGGCGAAAGTCATCGAACCTTCGAACTTCGCTTTCGGTCGGGATGTTGTCTGGAGCATGCCAGCTTTCGCAAATCGACACGCCTACATCCGCAATGACAACGAAATTATCTGTGTCGATCTTGCCGAGTCCCCCCGTTCCTGAGCGATCCGGCACTAACGATAGAACTATCCATGCCATTGCATCTGCTGTTTCCGTTGTTTTCCAGTGTTGTGTTTGTGCTCGGCATGATGCTGGTAAAACGCGGGACAACACTGGGCGTAAGTCCATGGACCGGTACATTTCTGGGCAATGCCTGGCTGGCCCTGTTCTGGAGCGTTCCCGCATTTCTGAATGGCACGGTGGCTCCAACAGAAGCCTGGGGGCAGGCCGCCGTTATTGGCGGTCTGTTCGTACTGGGGCAGCTCTTTACCTATCTCGCATTCCAGTTTGGTGACGTCTCCGTCGCCACACCGGTTTTCGGGGTCAAGGTACTGATGGTCGCTCTGCTGGTTTCTGCGCTTGCCGGGGAAGCGGTTCCGGGAAGAGTCTGGATCGCATCCGCTCTGGCCACGGTTGGCGTTATTCTGGTTCAGTCTTCGGGAAGCCGATCACCAAAATCAAACGATTCTGACCATCCGTCGGCAACAAGTCGCTTTGGTCTGACGATCGGGATGGCTCTGCTGGCGGCATTTTGCCTGTCCCTGTTCGATGTCCTGCTGAAGAAGTGGGGAACACAATGGAACAGCCGCGAATTTCTGCCTGTTGCCTTTGCCGTCACCGGAATTTTGTCGTGCGGATTTCTTCCGTGGGTGGATCGCCCAAAGAACATGATGCAGCTGAAGGCCCTTCGATGGATTGTCCCCGGAACCATGTTAATGGCCATGCAGGCGGTCAGCATGTCGTGGTCGTTGTCCACTTATGGCGACGCCACGCGCATCAACATTGTTTATGCACTACGCGGTCTTTGGGGCGTCCTGCTGGCCTGGGGTACAGCGCGGTATTTTGCCGCCAACGAAGCCTTTCTGGCACCCGGCGTTATGTTGCGACGGTTGACAGGTGCCGTGCTGTTAACTGTTGCCGTTGTCGTTGCACTGGTGTAACGGACAGCATTATTTCTTCCGCCCCGCTTTCTTTCGTCCGGTTCAATCCGGCATGACAATGCCAGCAACGCACGCTGTCATCAAACACGCAAGTGTTCCACCAAGCATCGCGCGGAGCCCCAGCTGGGTCAGTTCCGTTCTTCTTTCGGGAACGATGCCACCGATGCCACCAACCTGAATACCGATCGAGGCAAAATTCGAAAAGCCACACAATGCGTACGTGATGATCACGATCGAACGCGGAGTCATCGTCTTTCCGCTGTCGGGGTTCGCAATCCATTCAGAAAGATTCTGATACGCCACGAATTCGTTCGAGACCATCTTCAGCCCAAGAAGTTCGCCGGCAGCCTGACAATCGCTCCATTCAATTCCAATCAGCCAGGCAAACGGAGAAAACAGGACCCCGCAAAGGCGAGACAATGTCCATGGGGCTGCGTCTGCAAAACCCAGCAACTGGCTCAACCAGATCGACGTATGTTCCATCCCGAAGTCAATCATCCTGATCAACCCAAGAAAGGCAATCAGCATGGCTCCGACGTTCAGCGCCAGCTTCAAACCATCAGACGCCCCCACGCTCACAGCTTCGATCAGATTAGCGGTCTGACGCGGAAGTTCATGCTTTGTGACTCCCAGTGTTTCCGGCGTACCTGTTTCAGGCTGCATCACTTTAGCAAGCACCAGCGCCGCGGGGGCAGAAATGACAGATGCGGTCATCAGATGAGCGGCATTGATTTTCATTCCGACATAGGCCGCCATGACTCCGCCCGCGACTGTAGAGAATCCCCCAACCATCACCGCCATCATTTCAGAACGCGTCATGCCAGGCAGATACGGACGAATGACCAATGGCGCTTCAGTCTGGCCGACAAAAATATTGGCCGCCGCAGAAAGACTTTCCGCCCCGGAAGTACCCAGCGTTTTCTGCATGATCACGCCCAAAATCCGAACAACAAACTGCATCACACCAAGATGATAGAGAACACTCATCAGGGCAGAGAAAAAGATGATCGTTGGCAGAACTTTGAAAGCAAAATAGTGTTCGCCAAAATTGTCCCCGAAAACAAACTGGCTCCCCACATCCACAAAATCCAGTAGCCCCGTGAAAAACGCTCCGAGATATTCAAACAGTGCCTGTCCGGTTCTTGTGCGAAGGATCAGCAGCGCAAAACTGACCTGCAAAAACAATCCGCCCGCCACAACGCGAAAAGGAAACCGACTGCGATCCGAACTCATCAGCCATGCAAGGCCAATCATGACAAGCAGACCGAACGCCGCGATGACCTGATGCATAACAGAACCGTTTGTGCTGAGGATTTTAGAGAGCAGAGATTTCACAACGAGAGATTTGACACGGCCATACGGCGAAGTGACGGCCATTGCGAGACATAACAGCCAACATTCTTGACAGCGTTGACCCATCCGACAACCTACTCGCTTCAATCGGCTATCGAAACAGCAGACTCGAGAACCCTCGACAAAACGAACAGCGTCCAGTCTTCGGAGCCCCAGGCTGTTTTTCACTTCGCCAGCGGCCTGATCATGATAGGATGGCAGGGCGTGCATGTTGTCATGCAAGACTTTAACATCCCGGTCACCGTCACATCACAAATACTCAACACAGGAGTTGCTTGTTCATGCCATATCTCAGCCGCGCCGTCGAATCCATGCCGCGTTTGCCCGGTTCATCTCCGGGTATAAGCCGATTCTGTCGAACGAACGCCTGCCTGGCCTTTGCTGTGACTGCATTGTTCGCTCAATCACCGGTACTGGCTCAGTCAAAACCTCCTGGCCCACCGATTCAGGAGAAAACCCTGACAGCAGAACCAACTGACCTGGTGGCTCCGAAGGATGAAAAGCCGGCTGCCGGGAAGGATGATGGCTGGAAAATGCTGTTCAACGGCAAAGACCTGACAGACTGGAAGGTGACGAATTTTGGGGGCGAGGGAGATGTTTTCGTCGAAGATGGTGCCTTGGTCATTACTCAGGGAGCGGAATTGTCCGGCGCGCATACGGAGCAGAAAATCCCGAAAATCAACTACGAAATTCAGTACGAAGCTCAGCGCTCTGCCGGAAGCGATTTCTTTGCCGGACTGACCTTCCCCGTGGCAGATGCCTCATGCTCTTTGATCCTGGGAGGCTGGGGCGGCGGAGTTTGCGGGTTATCCAGTCTCGACGGAATGGATGCTTCAGAAAACGAAACAACATCCTATCGTGAATTCGAAAAGGGCAAGTGGTACAAGATCCGCCTGATTGTCACCGATAAGCGCATTGATGCGTGGGTCGATGACGATCACATGGTCGAAGTGGAAACCGAAGGGCGACGCATTTCCGTTCGGTTCGAAATGGAACGATCAAAGCCACTTGGGTTTGCGACATGGCAGACCACTGGTCGCATTCGCAATGCCAGAATCCGGTCTCTGCCTGCTGAGTCGAAATGAAACGACTGTTCTTCCTGATCTTTGGTATTGGTGTTTCGGTCGCCTGCTTTGCAGCGTCACTGAGAGGGACCAACATCGATGAATTACAGACCGGGTTTGCCCAGGCGAATTACCTGACTTTGCCTGCCATGCTCGGTCTTCTCTTCGCTTTCTACTGGATGAAGACACAGCGTTGGGTCTGGCTGTTGTCTCCCGTGCGGCAGTTGACCGTCCGCGAACTTTTCCCCCCCATGCTGATCGGCTTCGCTGCAAATAATCTCCTGCCGGCCCACCTTGGCGAATTCGTTCGTGTGTTCATCGTTCGCCGTCGCTATGGAATTCCGGCCAGCACTGTTCTTTCAACCGTTGTGCTGGAACGAATCTTTGATGTCCTCGCCATCCTTGCATGGTTCTCAATTGGTCTGATGTATTCGGCGGATTTGCCGGAAGAATACCGCAAGGCAGCGCTGTTTTTCGGCGCAGCCTCTGCCGCAGTGGTTGTCTGCGTCGCCGTTTATCTCATCTGGACGGACTCGTTTCTGAATCTGCTGCGGGCCGTATGTCGCAAAGTGCCTTTTATTCCCCACAGTCTTTCCGACAAGATCGTCGGTATGCTTGCCAGTGGTGCTGAAGGGTTGTCCTCCCTTCGCAGCGGGAAAATGGTGCTGATGATCACCGTCAGTTCCCTGGTGCAGTGGTTGTTCAATGGAATGATCGCATGGGTTGCCCTGCGTGCATTCGGAATCCCCGTTACATTTGCAACGGGAATGATTGTGACGGGCGTCACCGCGATGGGCGTCACAATTCCATCAACGCCAGGCTACTTTGGCGTCATCCAGATCTGCTTTAAGGTTGCTATGGGTGCTCAGGCGGTTAAGCCGGATCCATCGCTCGTGCTGGGTGCATCCCTTTACTACCACGTCAGCATGTATATTCCTGTCACGACTCTTGGAATGTACTTCCTGCATCAGTCCGGCCTGAATCTGAAGGATCTGAGCAAAGCCGCAGTCGATTCTGAACCGCAGGCACCTGCCGAAAAAGAGACGAACCCGACAATTCTGCTGCAACCGGGTCGTTCTGATCCAGCCGGTCCCGATCCGACGTAGACACTTCATGTCTGGATGCTGTGACTCTCGTCAATCAAAAAGACCGTGCAGCCACCACTGATTTGTCACCAGATCCCGATAAATCCAGAACAAAGACCCGACCGTAGTCCGAACCCGGTAGTAATCGCGCTGGATCGCATCGTCGTGCCACCATGCCGTTTGCAGACGTTCGGGGCCAATAATTTGTTCGATCCGATACGATTGTCCCTGCCACTGAATTCCTTCCATCATCAGGGCAGCACTCGTTCGCTGCGGAAGCAGAAACGGCGCTGACAGAAGTCGTACCGGGCGAAGTGGAGTCGTCACTGCAGACGTTCTGCCGTCCCCCTCAGCCGGCGTCGCCAGTTGATGAACGACGTCCTCGCGGTTGAGCGACAAAGTAGCCCCCTGAAGGTCAGGAACAGCAGGCGTCAGTCGAACCGAATACTCTGGCCTGACATCATCGGCCTGGCGTGCCACCAGCACAGCATCCGCCCCCAGGCGACCATTCAGCCGGGAAATCAGCGTTGCCAGTTCATCTGATGGGACAACATGCTGTGTCTCGTCAAATAAATCCTTTTGGCGGGCTGTCGGAAGTGGGCACGTCGTCGCAAGCAGATGGATTTTTTCGACCGACAGCGACAGCTTCATGGCTTCCAGTCGAAGCGACAACACATCCATCAGCAGGTCTGCTGCCTGAGTTGGTTTGACCGTTTCGACAATCAGAGTCCGCATTTCTTTTTTTGGCAGTGTCGACGCATTCTCAATCGACTGAGTCCTGAGCGAAACATCGGTGCTGGATGCACCTTCAGTCAGACAATGCAATTCGCCTGTTAACCGAATACAGCCAACATGATGACTGACGAATTGTTCGGCCATTTGAGCGACCAGATGATTCAAAACCTGAAGAATCTCATCGTGTTGAGAGGCGGGAAACTCAGAGCTCCATTCTGCCTCGATGGGGCTGCTTTCGGGAATAGGAACGATCAGTTCGTCATCCAGACCAGCCAACTGCTGCACTCGCCGAACACCGTCTATACTCAGTCGCGATGGCAGGTCTTCTCGCGGTAAATCCAACAATTGCCGAATGGTCAGCAACCCCAGTTGTGACAGCACATCAATGTCCGAAGGAAGCAGCCGCGCCGCGTGAACTGGCAGTCGCCCCATTGAATCTGAATGCTGCCCGGGTGGCATAATCAGAATAGGAAGGTTCAGTGTCTGATCCCGACCTGCCGGGGTACTGACCGATCGAATATGACCTCGACCAGAGCTTGGGGCCATCCGAACGTCGCCATCATAATGAGCAAATGCCCACGCCGCCGCAATACTGTCAGTAACTGCGACACGACATCGATAGCCATTCGACTGCATGGTCCTGAGAAGCTGTTCTGCCAGAGCCGATTCGCCGCCAAACAAGGGCCCACATCCGGTAATCTCCAGAATCAGACAATCCGGTGCAGGCATTTGATCAAGCCCTGTGACCGGAGAGAACCGACGAGTCAGTTCGGCCAGAGAAATCAAACCGGCACGATCTTCCAGAGGTTGCCATTCACGGAACTGGATTTCTGGCGGAGTTTTGACTTCCCGTTGACTTCTGCTGCGACCTGCGCTTTGGTGACTGCGTTGATTGAGCAAAGGAACGGCCATGCTTCGAGCTTCGGCCAGGGGCATTCCCGGCCGAACACCTCGCTGCCATGCCTGGTCGCAGACAGCGATTACAGCAGGCCCGTTGCGTGCTGCCGGAAACAGAGTTCGAATCCATTTCAGATCCGTCAGCTCCAGTTCCTTTGCCCCGCCTTTCACGGATTTTCCGCGACCAGAGGTCTGCCTGAGCGAATGCGTCCTTTCTGAACGTCCGGCTGCGTCGCGAGTTCCGGACGGTCTGGCTTCATGAGAAGCACTGGCAGCTGCAACCCCCGATTGTGTAACCGGCATTGGCGAATGGATAGCCAGGGGTTCAGGATTTGAGAGACCTTTGGCCGTCTGTGATCCGGGTGACGCGGCTGTCAGCAGAAGTTGTTGCTGAAGACGCTGGATCGGCCAGTTCGGGAATCGTAAACAAAGCACCCGTTTCATCATCAATCTTCAGCAGCACACTTTGCTGACGTTGCAAAACAGACTGACGCGACTTCAAAACACGAATGGAAATCGCTTTGCCAACATCATGGCAGGGTAACGTGACTCGTGAAACGTGCAAACGCAGATCCGCCCACGACGATTGCATCAGCACCGAAGACGGACGCATCAGAAATATGGTGACGCCGCTTCGTTCGACGGCCAGTTGAAGACGCCGCAACGCCGTCGATGAAACTCGATCCAGCCAGCAAAGAATGGCCCGCACTCCCACCGACCTTGCCGTTTGTTCAAGTGCCCAAAGCATTTCCTGTTGTGGCGGTCGAATCAGCAGAAGGCGACTCAGGGGAATTCCGGCACTGCCGGCAGCCAGTGGATAAAAGTCTCGTCGGCTGTCAATCACCGCCAGACATCCGGGCTTTTTTAACTGTGGCCGCAGACAATTCAGGGCGACGGTGGTGGCCGCGGATCCAGGCTGATCACTCACCCATTCCACCAGAGAAGCTGTCGGAAATCCACCATCCGGCAGAAGCTGGTTCAGCGCAGAATAGTCGGACGCCACGACATCCTGAGTGATGCCCACCGTGAATGACTTATTCAACTGCCGCCGCAAATCATGCAGCGTATCTGACTGAGCAGACGCGGACCTTGCAGCGTTCACAGTCCCTGACCCCCTTCTCCGACCATCATCGGCAATTCAGCGAGGGCTTTTTAAGATTGTTGATATTAACTGTCAACATCAACTCTAATGGCCAGCCGGATCAAATTCCTGCGGCTGCAATTTGTCTGAGGCCTGGATAACTTTCGACTACCAGTCAGCCTGAACACCCGACGTTTCGGGAGATTCCGACGTACTTTCAGAGCTGTCATCGGCGGACGCTGCCATTTCCGTCACTCGATTCTGCCAGAAGCTGACAAACTGCCGATCAACACCTCGCCAGCGGCAAAAAGATCCGACGGCCATGTCAATCCA encodes:
- a CDS encoding PQQ-binding-like beta-propeller repeat protein, producing the protein MRTFVHNLLILTILNMSPLVATADDWPQWMGPQRDNVWREGGIIRKFPEGGPKVLWRTPIAGGYSGPAVANGMVVITDYVTSENVKVDNFQRSEFTGTERVHCLDEQSGKVAWSHEYPVKYTVSYPAGPRCTPCIEDDRVYTLGAEGHLFCFELKTGKIIWSKDVRSEYKTKTALWGYAAHPLIDGDKLLTLAGGEGTHIVALNKMTGDEIWRSSTAPEQGYCPPTILHAGGVRQLVLLRPNAVAGIDPETGKEYWSVPYEASNGSIIMSPVLVGEYLYAAGYSNKSLLLKMDPAKPAVEEVWRDKRNVICPVNVQPFVIDNIVYGFDQKGVLRALEIPSGERLWETTDVIGKRAAGSETAFLVRHDDHFWMFNELGELVIGRMSADGYTEIDRAKVIEPSNFAFGRDVVWSMPAFANRHAYIRNDNEIICVDLAESPRS
- a CDS encoding NupC/NupG family nucleoside CNT transporter, whose product is MHQVIAAFGLLVMIGLAWLMSSDRSRFPFRVVAGGLFLQVSFALLILRTRTGQALFEYLGAFFTGLLDFVDVGSQFVFGDNFGEHYFAFKVLPTIIFFSALMSVLYHLGVMQFVVRILGVIMQKTLGTSGAESLSAAANIFVGQTEAPLVIRPYLPGMTRSEMMAVMVGGFSTVAGGVMAAYVGMKINAAHLMTASVISAPAALVLAKVMQPETGTPETLGVTKHELPRQTANLIEAVSVGASDGLKLALNVGAMLIAFLGLIRMIDFGMEHTSIWLSQLLGFADAAPWTLSRLCGVLFSPFAWLIGIEWSDCQAAGELLGLKMVSNEFVAYQNLSEWIANPDSGKTMTPRSIVIITYALCGFSNFASIGIQVGGIGGIVPERRTELTQLGLRAMLGGTLACLMTACVAGIVMPD
- a CDS encoding DUF1080 domain-containing protein, which encodes MPYLSRAVESMPRLPGSSPGISRFCRTNACLAFAVTALFAQSPVLAQSKPPGPPIQEKTLTAEPTDLVAPKDEKPAAGKDDGWKMLFNGKDLTDWKVTNFGGEGDVFVEDGALVITQGAELSGAHTEQKIPKINYEIQYEAQRSAGSDFFAGLTFPVADASCSLILGGWGGGVCGLSSLDGMDASENETTSYREFEKGKWYKIRLIVTDKRIDAWVDDDHMVEVETEGRRISVRFEMERSKPLGFATWQTTGRIRNARIRSLPAESK
- a CDS encoding lysylphosphatidylglycerol synthase transmembrane domain-containing protein, with translation MKRLFFLIFGIGVSVACFAASLRGTNIDELQTGFAQANYLTLPAMLGLLFAFYWMKTQRWVWLLSPVRQLTVRELFPPMLIGFAANNLLPAHLGEFVRVFIVRRRYGIPASTVLSTVVLERIFDVLAILAWFSIGLMYSADLPEEYRKAALFFGAASAAVVVCVAVYLIWTDSFLNLLRAVCRKVPFIPHSLSDKIVGMLASGAEGLSSLRSGKMVLMITVSSLVQWLFNGMIAWVALRAFGIPVTFATGMIVTGVTAMGVTIPSTPGYFGVIQICFKVAMGAQAVKPDPSLVLGASLYYHVSMYIPVTTLGMYFLHQSGLNLKDLSKAAVDSEPQAPAEKETNPTILLQPGRSDPAGPDPT